DNA sequence from the Lates calcarifer isolate ASB-BC8 unplaced genomic scaffold, TLL_Latcal_v3 _unitig_5489_quiver_634, whole genome shotgun sequence genome:
ATCTGCCCCGGAACCGAAAGTGAGAGTTGGATTtctggttaccatggcaaccactaagtgaaaacaggaaatagatTAGCAAACTATGGACAAGGAGGTCCAGAGAAATTTAAGGTACAAAGACATCTGTTATTACCGGGTCTTTGTTCTTCTGCATTGCTCACTGGCCGTCTTCTCTGATTCGTTGCCGCTACTCATGTTGCCATGGGAATGCGACCTGCAGAACAAAGATTACAGAAGCTTTAAAAACTGGACTTAAACTTTCCaaactcatttttaaaaatttgtaattttgtttctCATAAAAttctctgattattttttttctaaattaaaacagagaaaataaaatgttagccatgcctcctcacctcctcctctgttgtctGATTGGTCGATCACCATCCAGACTTCTGCTGcgtctgaaacacaaacaggaaacacgTCAGTCAActaatttatttctttgtccttcttttctttccttctttacCTCTGCTGTCCTCTTCCCTTTCGTTCTTTTTCTTTGGTGCTTGGAGGAAACTTTGGGTTGAAGAGTCcactgtaatcagattacagcCACACAGTCAATTGATTATATTTGAACAGTAatttaattacataattatctaattattattgttgttgtttaatgttttgatCATGTAATTTACATACATGTTCACATGTtagattttatttcatgttattttattctacCTCAGAGGGCCGCTGCTTTCCCATGGTACACTGGGCTTCGCATGGTCCTCCTCTACCCTGCCCTCAGACCTGCAGGAACAAGACAAACTTCATCACATGACATCATCACATGATCATGACATTAGGCTCGTTGGAGACGACTGATGAGGCATCAAAGCAACACTAACCTCACCACATCGAGGAGCCAGGTGCTGCATAGCATGGTGGGAAACACCTGGCTCTCACCTGATCTGACTGAGCTGATTGGTTCAGATGTTGCATCAGTAACATGAGGTTTTATATGAACTGTTTAGTTCTGTTTTAGTTGGTAAAGAAATGAACATCTGTTAGATATGAGCTCTTGCAGCATTCAGGAATCAGCTGCAGGTAAACCAGTTTCTGTGGTGACTGCTGAACACTGATCACCTGATTCAGATATTGATCTAATCATCTGACATAGTGTGAGCATTTCTGTTGGAAACTGCCACCTGATCAACAGGTGAGGAGCAGTTCATCTCCAACAAGCCTACGAtcacatgatcacatgactgattactcaaaaacatttcaaatcaaGTTTGATCAGCGTCGTGTCTGAAATCTCTGTTAACTACACAGTTCTGTCTCTCACCTTTGAACAGCAGGTGGTGCTGCCTGCGTTGTCACATGGTTCACTGCAAACATTCTCTGCTGTCTGATTGGCTGGAGAAGAGGTGGGCGGAGACAGTTAAATGAGTAAACTCATCTGTGAAAGAATTAATAATCAATAGTAAAAATtctatttgaataaaatattttcttttcagtttttttattatAGATGATAAATTTAGAAATGATTGGAAATGTGATCATTCTCTCTGAAGTGATCATGATGATGACACTAAAGTGGACATACTGTGGTGTTTTGGTCTCATACAGAAAGTTTTGTTTCTCATGCTGCCATTCAGCcgaggaaaagacaaactgggTGAGCGAGCAGTGCTTcacacaacagagagagagagaacaaactTTCTTATTTAAACATTCAACTTTAAGATTTTACCTTCAATGACGAAAACAAATAATGATACAATACACGAatgatacaataaaaaaaatcagaaataacagaaattgaattaaaatttaagaataaaaaattatttaacttgattaatgatgtgtgtttgtgtgtgtgtgtttacctgttgtgtttcattttgtttgtcaaaGGATTTGACTCTGACATcctgaaaacaataaacaataaataagatTAACATTTCTGACAAATCAgtgaatgtttctgtttctgccacagagacaaacaaaacgCTGAAGGAAGTATTTCTTTATGACAATTTTCCTCAGTTCTGTCGTTCTGTTCTCTTTTCCTTTGCACCGATACagtcctgcagtgatgatgtgtttctgtagtccatCCCTGAAGTTTGCATtagcctggttccctccaccAAGCCAgtggaattttttttcattatgttttggattattccagaaaataaactgtgagcagctaaagtttcttatccttccaggtttagttcatcatatggggggtggggggtttacTGACGGATTTaatgttggagaataaaacctgaaaatgtcttgagcttgtgttaaaaccaccgaccttatttcagacatttaaccagaaacacactgactttgggacgagggaacaggaagtgctaacatgctaacatgttaattgatttcctggtttcaggatcagtcctgcagctctgtattgATTATATAGTAACTCTGTGACTCGTTTGAATCTGACGAGTCTTCTGTGCTACGAAGCTAATTCAATCCTGGACATCTGTTCCttatctggcttcactgagaCTAACTTCAGCTGTCCTGGATCACCTCCATCATGAAGCTGGTTATCACCTGGCTCAGGTAACTCTGGGTTTTCTACAGGCTACGAACACAGTCACATGACAGAGGtggtttttaattaaaattaacattGTCAGAACCATGAATAAAGAATTGATACATGATTGCTGACACCTGCAGGTAAATCCAGGTACAGCAACATTCACAGGTGAAATATAAACAAGATGATCAGatctaatcctaaccctaaccctaaccccaaagaaaaaaaatggaaataatttcCAATGAATAAACGTCAGACTGAgcataaactgtaaataaattcaGGAATTATTCTGAAGTTTTGTTCTCTCATCTGATGATCAACAAATTGAACAGGTGATGCAGATAAAAGGTAAAGTAACGtcagactgagagaggagagttcATGTCTGATCAGATCAATCATTTCTAATGAATGATGATGGTAAtattgatcagtgtgtgaatcAGAGACATCAGagggtttagtttttatttctcctcatattattctgagctgcagtgaatcAAATCATCAACACTCTTTCTGTCAGATTCAAGAATCTCTGATAAATGAGCGGACACACACCGAAAAACCATCTATTGATCTATATCTATTGATCTGACCTGGAGCAGGTCAGGtgttcagcatcagttaccatggtgataTACCTGAACCCTGAAAAGTTACACCTGAAGTTACTTAATTAATCTCAGACCTCAGATTGAACAATCAACCTCATCACTACATTTACTGCAGTAACACTCTGGTTGGTTATTCTGTCAGGTAGAAAACAATCAGTGAATGTCATCACCTGAAGAAGATGTGATGGTCGACACAACATCTCCACAGACGTTTACACTCATATCGATCAGACATTTGAAAGAAGAACGACGTCTCTGAgccctgaaacaaacacacacacacacacacacacacacacaaaaacatcagtgaagACAGGGAGAAGACCCCcgcacccccccaccccagccTCTCAGCAGTTTTTACAAACCAATAATCAGAGTCACCTTTTcctatatattaatatattacaAATATGAATAGTGAATATTTCAGCTCTTTTCTCTAAATCAGTGAACTCTGTAAAttcctgttttccttcatgttaaagttgtttttctgtgaacaATGAATAAACTTGATTTGAGTTTATAAACGCttcattagcattagcattagcacgCCAGCTGACAGGAACTCACATTTTTTCCAACAACTCTGAGCTCAAACGTCTCGTCTTTAAAGTGAAGTTTGGTGATTCTCTGCCTGAGGAAAATTCACAACAGGTCACATGATCACAGAAAACTTtttaaacacaagaaaacattttaactgatATTTAtatcttcatttattttgtttattacaGACGTTATTTTGTGGAGATTTACTGATCTCCTGTATGAATAgaattgttattgttattatgaatatgaatatacattaaaattatttctttaaattgtTAATATGGTTTATCAAAGttatgcagaaaatgaaaacatttatttacattgttcatttatattaatatgaattattcagtttaatggaaacatgtttgtgctgtttttttttcaaatattagttcatgttgtttatgttgtttgttttacaaatgtTTTAACAAGTGTCCTTCATAAATCCCATCACCAAAAATTGAATATGTTGGTACAGGAGGTCTCACTCTGTAGTGATGTATTTAACAGGTGATCAAAGATATTGGTGATGTCTCACTCCTACCAGAAATATTTTCCCACCAGCACTTTGTTCTTGTAGATGACCACGCCTACTGGGGTTGGACCCAGGAAGTAGTCAGACTGGTTCTCCCCCTGGCAAGGAATCATGGGAGTAAAGATGGATCAATaactaaacacaaaaaatacatttttcagtttaactGAACTTTTCTCCCCATGTCACTGTGAGATCAATCAACATAACCGATCAGCATGATTGAACAACACGATCAATGAATGTGACTG
Encoded proteins:
- the LOC108874604 gene encoding band 4.1-like protein 4A isoform X1 — protein: MFAVNHVTTQAAPPAVQRSEGRVEEDHAKPSVPWESSGPLSGLFNPKFPPSTKEKERKGRGQQRRSRSLDGDRPIRQQRRRSHSHGNMSSGNESEKTASEQCRRTKTRGCHGNQKSNSHFRFRGRSRSPDALTWKHIQKQLVEPNALIVRQMEEIPYTEVRVSGEPMRACRSLRERRHCRWASASDLHSKTELVPPLPVTKATDTSCQLPTSP
- the LOC108874604 gene encoding band 4.1-like protein 4 isoform X2; translation: MLQADRGDHGGPEMMDSEENQEIQNLYRSFSGVSRPQAQSLFLSLCSSLQMYGVSLFNAYGENQSDYFLGPTPVGVVIYKNKVLVGKYFWQRITKLHFKDETFELRVVGKNGSETSFFFQMSDRYECKRLWRCCVDHHIFFRMSESNPLTNKMKHNSTARSPSLSFPRLNGSMRNKTFCMRPKHHNEFTHLTVSAHLFSSQSDSRECLQ